The Deltaproteobacteria bacterium sequence CGCTCCTCGACGCCAACAAGTACTGTTTCTTGTGCCACGACGAAGACGGCACGCGCGCACCGGGCGACCTGCCCAAGATCGAGCCGACCGAGATCCCGACGCGCTGGCTCGTGCACGGCGAGTTCTCGCACCGGGCGCACGACCTCCTGACGTGCGAGCACTGCCATCCCGACGTGCGCGAGAGCGCCGAAACCATAGACGTGAACCTCCCGAAGAAGGACGTCTGCCAGCGCTGCCACATCGACGACGAGACGCAGTCGGCGGGCGCGAGCTGCATGCTCTGCCACCTGTACCACGACACCAGCAAGGACCACGTGCTGCGGGATGCGCGGCGCAAGGAGATCACCATCGAGGCGATCTTCGGCAAAGAGGCGCCGCGGGCTCAGACGCCCACGCGGCCCGGGTCGACGAGACCTGTGCCCTCGCGCTCGCCGCCGAGCTGATCGACGTCACGCGCCTCAAGCGCATGCTCGCGCTCGCCACGCCGCCTCCACCGACCGCGCCCGCCCCCGCGCGCCCGCTGGCCGGCACGCGCTATCTCCGCGCCGTCCGCGAATACCGGCTCGGGCGGCCGACCGTCCCGGGGGAGGGCGACCATGACGCCTGAGACGATCACGCCCGAGCTCACCACCGTGCTGCGCCGCTTGAAGCTCGGCCGCCTCCTCGCGACGCTCCCCGCGCGCCTCGTCCTCGCCCGGCAGCAGCAGATGCCCTTCCAGGACTTCCTGCTCCTGATCCTGAGCGACGAAGTCGCGCGCCGCGACAGCGCCGCCGTCACCCTCCGTGCCGCCCACGCGCAGCTCGATCCGACGATGACGCTCGAGCAGTGGGACGCGACCGCCAAGGTGACCTACGATCGCGCGCTCTGGAACGAGCTCGTCGCGCTCCGCTTCCTCGAGCGCCAGGCCCACGTCGCGATCGTCGGCCCGGTCGGCACCGGCAAGACCTTCCTCGCCCACACGCTCGGCTGGCTCGCGTGCCAGCACGGGCGCTCCGTCCTCGCGATCACCGCCGATCAGATGCTCAAGCAGCTCAAGCACGCCCGGCTCGATCACACCTACGAGGCCGTGCTGCGCAAGCTCCTCGCCGTCGATCTCCTCCTCCTCGACGACTTCGGCCTCGACGCCCTCGATCCCGTCGAGAGTCGCGACACCTACGAGATCCTGAACGAGCGGCATCGCAGTGGGTCGATCGTCGTCACCTCCAACCGCGGTCC is a genomic window containing:
- a CDS encoding ATP-binding protein, which produces MTPETITPELTTVLRRLKLGRLLATLPARLVLARQQQMPFQDFLLLILSDEVARRDSAAVTLRAAHAQLDPTMTLEQWDATAKVTYDRALWNELVALRFLERQAHVAIVGPVGTGKTFLAHTLGWLACQHGRSVLAITADQMLKQLKHARLDHTYEAVLRKLLAVDLLLLDDFGLDALDPVESRDTYEILNERHRSGSIVVTSNRGPDEWLATFADPLRAQSAIDRFVNNAYDLVLDGELYRRRQKPSLDTAPPAGAQETPTKTRLRRR